The following coding sequences are from one Lycium ferocissimum isolate CSIRO_LF1 chromosome 3, AGI_CSIRO_Lferr_CH_V1, whole genome shotgun sequence window:
- the LOC132049339 gene encoding glycine-rich RNA-binding protein 2, mitochondrial-like, with the protein MAFFSKAGNILRQAVSNQHINHEISASKPSIFQLIRCMSSSKLFVGGISWNTNDNTLQEAFSKYGEVVEARVIYDRESGRSRGFGFVTFNSDEDASAAIQALDQQELDGRTIRVNVANDRTRGYGGGGGGFGGGYGGGYGGGGGGYGGGGGGGGNYGASGYGGGGNYGAPAAGYGGSAGGDANVAGNYGSGENSFGFGTGGRNNFSSGGGFASSGNTDAASNSFTSSFGSSDQLGTDSTSNQAESGDLNSPVGAGEDYRDDNGEPNDYANRA; encoded by the exons ATGGCATTCTTTAGCAAAGCAGGGAACATTCTTCGGCAGGCTGTTAGCAACCAGCACATCAATCATGAAATATCTGCATCCAAGCCTTCAATTTTTCAACTTATTAGATGCATGTCTTCTTCAAAACTTTTTGTGGGAG GAATCTCATGGAACACGAATGACAACACTCTTCAAGAAGCTTTCAGCAAGTATGGAGAGGTCGTTGAAG CAAGAGTCATTTATGATCGCGAGTCTGGAAGGTCTAGGGGATTTGGCTTTGTTACTTTCAATAGTGATGAGGATGCCAGTGCTGCTATCCAGGCTTTGGACCAACAG GAGCTTGATGGTCGGACGATTAGGGTAAATGTAGCTAATGACAGGACTAGAGGAtacggtggtggtggtggtgggtttGGTGGTGGTTATGGCGGTGGTTATGGTGGCGGCGGTGGTGgttatggtggtggtggtggtggtgggggtaATTATGGAGCCTCTGGTTATGGAGGGGGAGGTAATTATGGAGCTCCTGCTGCTGGTTATGGTGGCAGCGCAGGTGGTGATGCTAATGTTGCTGGTAATTACGGAAGTGGAGAAAACAGTTTCGGCTTTGGGACAGGTGGTCGTAACAACTTTTCAAGTGGTGGCGGCTTTGCCAGCAGTGGAAACACTGATGCTGCGAGCAACAGTTTCACTAGCAGCTTTGGCAGCAGTGATCAACTTGGCACCGACAGTACCAGCAACCAAGCTGAAAGTGGTGATCTTAATAGCCCTGTTGGTGCAGGTGAAGATTACAGAGATGACAATGGGGAGCCCAATGATTATGCCAACAGAGCCTAA